The nucleotide sequence TGCGGGGTGAGGGTCTTTGCGATGTTGCCGAAGCCCCAGATTAAAACACGCGCATCGCGCAGCGTCGTAAATGCATTCTTGGGTCTATCGGGCTGGGGACCGCCCAAATGACCTGGCCATTTTCCTTGAAGTTGATAATCGCGCATCTCATAGAAGCGGCGCGCGGCGTTGAGAAGCAGGCCCAGCGCGTGCTCAGCGACAGTGTGATCGTGCAGACCTGAGCCCGTTGTGATTTTAATCTTGGAGGCATCGAACCCAGCACCGAGAACATCATTTGGCCCAGCGGCGAGGGACTGGATCCATTGGAGCTTTGTGAGGCGCTTTGCGGCGTCTTTTAGGTTCTCGGGGGTGTTTGTCCAGGTGACGAGGATCTCGGCGTCGACGTGCTCTTCGGggatggtcttcttgacgtCGTAGGGGAAGAGGTCGACGGAGAAGCCCTCGAGGCTCTGGACGTCGAGCTTGAGGGATGTTGGGTAGAGGAGCTTCATGGCGGGCAGTTTTGAGTATGAATTGGAGATGAATCTACGTGAGAGGGGATGTTGCAGGGAGCGGGAGGTATATGTACGGATGCCGAAGCGCATGATGGGCATGCGACATGATGACATCGGAAAGAAGACCGTTTTTGTAGCAAAAAGAGCCAATCACAGCTTGTTTTTTACGCTGAAGCCGAGGCCGGAGGAGCCCCGCCGTGGGGGAGGAGGAGTCTTGGGGGTGATTTAGTGAGGAATTGAGGGTTGGGATTGGTTGGTTCTGGGACGGACCCCAAATCCCGCGGGGTGGTAGATTTTAATAGAAACGATGAGGGCGAGAGTGCACCTTTTGTATTCTCATCATGTGAAGCTGCTGACGGGAGAATCGGGAGTTATGATGTGACGTCACTCATGGTATTTTGATAATAAGATACGGTTTATCGATAAGGATGTCCAGTGAATCGCAATGAACGGTACGAGACGAAAATGTTTGCACACCTTTCGCAAACTCATCGAAACCACTTACTGGAAAAGTAAGCAAAACATTGAATGAATTACAATAAGGAAAAGCATCAATCTGCCCGAGGGTTTGAAGAATAACTGCTTGATGCCCTTGTTTCCTGGAATGGTTGGCTCTTGGGAAATCTCACAGCACATTACCCTAGACCTAGCCACAGAGGGATGCGAGGCAACGGATTGACCGTATGTGTAGTTTGGACAATCGCGGCAAAACCAGTTGCTGTTAATAAGCTCCATCCAAGAGCTTTTCCTGAAAGACTTAGCTGGCACCGAATTGAGTCATGCTTCGAACACTACCCGTGCTCACCGACTCGACGGGAATCACTCTTCCGTATCCTTGAAATTGCCCTAAAAATCGATTACTTCGCGAGGAGGTTGTCTTGCCTGGTCTTACCACCTCATTTCCCTCCAAAAACTCACATTACATAACCATTACGCTCTCAATCATTGCAATTTGTAAAACAAGACTCATCAGAGTTGGCGATTGTGCGCAAACTGGAATCTTTCTGGAGGCCGCCAGCCAAATCTGACATCCTGAATCTGGATAGCGCGATGGGATGGGGTCGGGGATTAAATACTGGTCCCGTGCCTTGTACTGGGGTAGTCCACAGCCCTATTCTCAAAGCTCAGAAATGACAAGACGGTACCTGACCTTACGGCCCTCGTAAACAAACCAACGACTCAGATAAATGCCTCAACATCCACCAACGGCGGAACTCCCCTCTTTGTTTGCACCATATGACCTGGTGAAAGGAGCAAGAAATGAGGGTTTCTAGAGCACCCCAGGGAGTTTATTTGCATTGGAGCGCTGTTTTGTCCTGGCTTGGGTCATTGAGAAGCTAATCCGAGAAGCTAATCGCGCATTGCCACAAGATTACATCTGTTTCCATCTATAATGTACCCAGCCAGCAAACCAAGTGCCCTGTTTGATCTTGCGATTGTGTTTTTATCATGATATGACATAGCAAATAGCAATCTCTCGTCCAAAATCGAGTGGCTTGCGAAATGACCGTGACAGCGTTGCACTGGCGGGGACCCTGAACGCTAGGACCCGGCGCTAAAAAGCTTGTCTCGCACAGCCAAGACGTCGTAAATCGAGCCTCTAAAAAGGTCAGTCCAACTTTTCATCCGTCCGTCCAATGTGAGAGAGAGTGAGTGGGCACCCAGCTGCGCCCGCTCCTAGCGTCTCGAATCTCAGATTCCTCATTTCATCCAGGCTTTGTTTCCTCACTGCTAGCGAGCTGCCAGATTCCGGCTAGAGGGAGGGGTTCGTTCACAAAACCTGCATTTGCTGCAACCCATATCCGTGCACCCACCTGCTCGGAAAGAAAAGGCTTGTTTTCTCTTAGCCCTTGCTTATTTCTGTCAGTGGGAGTGCATTGATCACATTCTGTCTGTGCTGCATCATTAGTGAGACTGAGCCTGCATGCGCGACAGGTTGCCCAGTTCAGGCACATGCCGAACCGGATTACCTAGACAGATCGACGCTGCGCCTCCTCAGCTAAGGATTTCGTCCAATGTTGTCGTGTCTCAATATTCCCTCACTTGCACCCTGCACGAGGAACAGAGACTCCCCACGATTTCTTCGCGTCATAGCTCATGGATTACTCGTTTAAGCGTAAACTGCTATCGAGGCAGTGCACACCACATGCCCTAGAATAGCCAATCGTATACGCATGAAACACCAAGTTGGTGATGTCTTAACCGCGGTATTGGTACACTCCCAGGGCTTGTCTAACATCATGACACCAAGGAGGGCGCGCTTCTCGTTTATCGACACCGGTTTTTAAAGTTCCCTATGCCAGGTCCTGTGGAGAAAAGGGAtcgagaaaagagaaaagccaCTAATCCTACTTTTGAACGTGGCATCAGAGGCGGAGCTGAGCTATGATCCGAGAAATGTATCTTTACTATGGATTCACTTATACGAAATACTTCACCCAGCCTTTACGACGTCGCTTAACGCGAACTGTCCTGGAAATGATGAGCGATTATCCTGCTACCCACGTACCAAAACAAATATCAAGGCTCGCACTCTCCCATCTTCTCCTGTCGTTCTACCACTCTATTCTACTCTGTTACTTGCCCTTAATATCTCTTCTGTTCTCACTTGGTTACTTGTCCTCTCACCTTCAACATGATTGAAGACGAGAAAAAGGACGTCGCTGTTTTTGGTGAGCGCATTCACTGgaacgatgacgacgaagccGGTCGCGTTTCGCGTCATGGTGAGCGGCGCTCTCGTAGacggtctcggtctcgctCGAGGGATTCGTTGAGTATCCATCGAGCGGGCTCGAGAAATCGCGCTGATCCGTCGCTTGTTCTACCTGTCACCTATCGTACAGTGTAAGTCGCGTTGAGAATAAAGGATGTAATTGTACTGATGTCTGGACAGCTCATTCAATATCGAGGAGTCCAAGGGGAAAGAACAAGCTGAACTAGCCAAGGCGAAAGACGTCACTAcaaaaggtaaggtatccTCACTTGACTCTATGTTAACTTGTACTTATTCCTGATGCGCGTGTAGCTTTGACGGACCTAGAGTGGCATACCATCGCGCCCTTCGACGTCGAAAAGCGCCTTACTACTTCATCCACCGCTGGCCTTTCCACCGAACAAGCTGAGAGAAGACAACGCGAATATGGCAGAAACGCGCCATCTCCTGCTAAGACGCATTGGTTCAGAACAATCTTTCTCTACTTCTTCGGCGGCTTTGGAAGTATTCTTCTCACAGGCTGTATTCTCGTCTTTGTCTCGTGGAAGCCATTGGGTGATCCTCCTGCTGTTGCCAACCTCGTGAGTCTCCCTATTCCctgtcttttttcttttcggTTTGCTGATGTTAGAAGGCCCTCGCTATTGTGCTCCTCGCCGTGTTCTTCATCCAAGCCCTCTTCAACATGTTTCAGGACTGGTCTACATCACGTACCATGTCCTCCATCAAGAACATGCTTCCCGAAGAAGGTCACGTTATTCGCGATGGTAATCTCGTCGATCTCAACGCTGCAGAAATCGTTCCAGGCGAtgtcatcaaggtcaaggctggtAACAAGCTACCCGCTGATATCCGCTTGATCGAAGCTTCTTCTGACGTTAAATTTGATCGTTCTGTTCTCACTGGAGAGTCTAAGCCTGTGGCGGGTACTGTGGACCATACTGATACCAATTATCTTGAGACGCATAACATTGGTCTGCAAGGTACACACTGTATCCTTGGTTCATGTACTGGTATTGTAGTTGCTACTGGTGATAGGACGGTGTTTGGACGGATCGCGAGTTTGACGAATGAGCCGAAAGTACAGATGACGACGCTTGAGAAGGAAGTCCTTTACtttgtcatcatcattgctaGTATCATGATCAGTATGATCGCTGTTGTCTGCATCATTTGGTACGCCCCCTTATCGTCTCACCCTTCTGTTACAAAGCTAACATCTTTCAACAGGGGCGCGTTTCTGAAAAAGAAGCATCCTGACTTCATCAACGTACCAACCCTCATCGTCAACTGCGTCAGCGTCGCCATAGCTTTCATCCCCGAAGGTctccccatctccatcacagCTGGTCTCACCATCACCGCCAACCTtatgaagaagaacaagattcTTTGCAAGTCCCTCAAGACTGTCGAGACGCTTGGATCTGTTTCTGTAATTTGCTCTGACAAGACCGGTACCCTGACTACTGTAAGAATTCTCTGTCGTGTACATATGAACTGCACTAACAAGCTACAGGCCAAGATGGCTGTCTCTGACTGTGCAGTCGGAGGACTCAACATGACCATTGAGAATGCTCGCGGCAAATTCGGCCAGTCTAAATCTACCACCCACCCGATCATCCAACTCCGTGCTTTAGCTGCTCTTTGCAACGCATCTGAATTTGATGCCGCTACAAAGGATGCCCCGCTGGCTGACAGAAGAATCTTTGGTGATGCGACTGATCAAGCAGTCCTCCGATTCGCCGAGTTTGTTGACCCAAGTAGCGTTGATTACCTCCGTGCTTGCTGGAACAAGATTTATGATCTTGCTTTCAACAGTAAGAACAAATTCATGATCCGTTGCTTCTCCTGCACCAGGACCGAGGCTGTACCTGCTACGCTTAGCAAGGAGACTGCGTTCAACACCGA is from Fusarium musae strain F31 chromosome 4, whole genome shotgun sequence and encodes:
- a CDS encoding hypothetical protein (EggNog:ENOG41), whose translation is MIEDEKKDVAVFGERIHWNDDDEAGRVSRHGERRSRRRSRSRSRDSLSIHRAGSRNRADPSLVLPVTYRTVSFNIEESKGKEQAELAKAKDVTTKALTDLEWHTIAPFDVEKRLTTSSTAGLSTEQAERRQREYGRNAPSPAKTHWFRTIFLYFFGGFGSILLTGCILVFVSWKPLGDPPAVANLALAIVLLAVFFIQALFNMFQDWSTSRTMSSIKNMLPEEGHVIRDGNLVDLNAAEIVPGDVIKVKAGNKLPADIRLIEASSDVKFDRSVLTGESKPVAGTVDHTDTNYLETHNIVATGDRTVFGRIASLTNEPKVQMTTLEKEVLYFVIIIASIMISMIAVVCIIWGAFLKKKHPDFINVPTLIVNCVSVAIAFIPEGLPISITAGLTITANLMKKNKILCKSLKTVETLGSVSVICSDKTGTLTTAKMAVSDCAVGGLNMTIENARGKFGQSKSTTHPIIQLRALAALCNASEFDAATKDAPLADRRIFGDATDQAVLRFAEFVDPSSVDYLRACWNKIYDLAFNSKNKFMIRCFSCTRTEAVPATLSKETAFNTDDILLTIKGAPDVLIGRCSHYVSEHGETIPLNAAMRATVEQLKNTYSSQGKRCLLLARKIIKSSDLPNNRETSEFEHAVTRESNTGLTLVGMVAIVDPLRHDIPHVVSTLRGAGIRIAMVTGDFALTALAIAREAGIVSSQTVDDSTALQRYSPDDTKDSPISHLGAIVLSGPELMSLNEHQWETLTHYEEIVFARTTPEQKLRIVREFQKGNVVAMTGDGVNDAPSLRAADVGISMGSGSDIAMEAADMVLLDTFSSIIIAVQYGRVVFDNLKKVISYLLPAGSFSEFWPVMAFVAFGLPQALSSFLMIIICCFTDCAAATMLSYEKPEADVLTRPPRNIKKDRLVNWQLILQAYGVNGVLQTVASFAMAFWYLQRQGIPFSELWFSFGKLPAGIDPDYYLAKTNEASSIYFVNLVVMQWFNLMATRTRRLSIFQHPPLFNLNTQNWYLFPAIIFSLAMAIFWLYIPPLQPVLGTTPVPVEHWFLPFAIGIFQLLLDEARKFGVRKWPHGILAKLAW